From Actinomyces sp. oral taxon 171 str. F0337, one genomic window encodes:
- the ndk gene encoding nucleoside-diphosphate kinase, with product MTSTSQTGRILVLIKPDAVERRLTGEILRRIEAKGYALTALKVLTPTEEILAEHYAEHVNKPFYPGVVEYMTSGNVVAAVAEGQRVVEGVRSLMGPTDPTKAAPGTIRGDLGRDWGTPAILNLVHGSDSDESAAREIAIWFPELAG from the coding sequence ATGACCAGCACGTCCCAGACCGGTCGCATCCTCGTTCTCATCAAGCCCGACGCCGTCGAGCGTCGCCTCACCGGTGAGATCCTGCGTCGTATCGAGGCCAAGGGGTACGCCCTGACGGCCCTGAAGGTCCTTACGCCCACCGAGGAGATCCTTGCCGAGCACTACGCCGAGCACGTGAACAAGCCCTTCTACCCCGGTGTCGTGGAGTACATGACCTCCGGCAACGTGGTGGCCGCGGTCGCCGAGGGGCAGCGCGTCGTCGAGGGCGTGCGCAGCCTCATGGGGCCCACAGACCCCACTAAGGCCGCCCCCGGCACCATCCGCGGAGACCTGGGACGTGACTGGGGCACCCCGGCCATCCTCAACCTCGTCCACGGCTCGGACAGCGACGAGTCCGCCGCCCGCGAGATCGCCATCTGGTTCCCCGAGCTGGCCGGCTGA